A single region of the Streptococcus sanguinis genome encodes:
- a CDS encoding AAA family ATPase: MTKNQLRLKLLGSPSVFLNQEEVFFPFAKINALLYYLYINGAVNREEIAGILWENKDNQTAKKNLRNTIYQANKLLGGEWIVAPNRTVLSLNPECMIESDVERFTDHPAEHLSLYQGDFLQGFYLKDSEAFDYWVSKMRTRYEQLYIQACYQQLETEKDQLDLEEAERNLRRLISIDEFDEKNYHLLMKLYQDNDRPGKVIETYYKLVNILDKELGISPTEPIQQLYHEVLAKDRSERKTKQFLRNTDHFFGRVDEIKRLESYFSKVIETQEARALVLVGGTGIGKRTVTRQVLANQTKYFQIVMAECFKEEMKAELQPWRGLLDGLGDLVIQHQILSISQWQVILESYFPILTGGTSGRQLDADKLAQFVVDILQKISKKKALIILIEDCHWMDEASVAVLEQVMNHLTGYPVAFVLTKHLSTPSYLEHFFNHLLVRNKLGFIELQPLNFKDSAAYLQAQTGQLAIPEEGFEDIYRVSQGIPFFLSEYAEQLLRGEKFHPLTPAIKAKLSLKLDYLSSQEEELVDCLACFRGPASVSLLARLLGLPMEEVVEITEEFGQKELLIEEEQGEELVVWFSQELLRIYAYERLSLAKKRMLHHQIAQGMEDQLGDSLYHAQLLNEIAYHYKLSKQPIKSLEYELHYLEATLKFHHELFPIYSREFGFIEKTDDSNQSAVLDQFDRIRREIEGLERKHQNHKDFQLLVLRFLYLEGRYAIRTGDYQQGMDNIQQVIASAKELQQMDFLLEGYRQMIYYCIQTENIPEMRYYTELALDASVQANNHEAIAINLRLKGLYHLMIGDEEQSLHHLYQSIDCFSLTASLRSKYSIQIAAALDYLAEIEQIRGNFTASLAHQKEAIKLTENKTAEPSIFAFYIGLGMTYYQLKDYEQAERIFLKAKTALKSLSFPWKETQLEVYLALIGCEKRDYQPVLDLLRKKDGLISRYGNPRDKGLIYYLMAMIKYRLLTGSLQEADFEDLLNQDFETYYETAKSQLNPYRDRHQLKELENLRLSLSQALNTK; the protein is encoded by the coding sequence ATGACGAAAAATCAGTTGAGGTTGAAATTGCTGGGAAGTCCGAGTGTCTTTCTCAATCAGGAGGAAGTCTTTTTTCCTTTTGCCAAAATCAATGCTCTGCTTTACTATCTTTACATCAATGGAGCAGTCAATCGGGAGGAGATTGCAGGAATCCTCTGGGAAAACAAGGATAATCAGACCGCCAAAAAGAATTTGCGCAATACCATTTATCAAGCTAACAAGTTACTAGGTGGGGAATGGATTGTCGCTCCCAACCGGACTGTGCTGTCGCTTAATCCCGAGTGTATGATTGAAAGTGATGTAGAACGCTTCACGGATCATCCTGCGGAGCATCTGTCGCTCTATCAGGGGGATTTTCTGCAGGGCTTCTATCTCAAGGACAGTGAGGCCTTTGATTACTGGGTGTCTAAGATGCGGACGCGATATGAGCAGCTTTATATCCAAGCCTGCTACCAACAGCTGGAAACAGAAAAAGACCAGCTGGATTTGGAAGAGGCTGAGCGGAATTTGCGCCGCTTGATCAGCATTGATGAGTTTGATGAGAAGAACTACCATCTGCTCATGAAGCTCTATCAGGATAATGATCGGCCTGGTAAGGTGATTGAGACTTATTATAAATTGGTCAATATTTTGGATAAGGAACTGGGCATTAGTCCTACGGAACCTATCCAGCAACTATATCATGAGGTGCTTGCCAAGGACCGGAGCGAGCGCAAGACTAAGCAGTTTCTGCGCAATACGGACCACTTTTTCGGGCGGGTTGATGAAATCAAGCGCTTGGAATCTTACTTTTCTAAGGTGATAGAGACTCAGGAGGCGCGTGCTCTTGTCCTAGTCGGTGGTACTGGTATCGGAAAGCGGACAGTGACTCGTCAAGTACTGGCCAATCAGACCAAGTATTTCCAGATTGTCATGGCTGAGTGCTTTAAGGAAGAGATGAAGGCAGAGCTGCAGCCTTGGCGTGGCTTGCTGGACGGCCTGGGCGACTTGGTTATTCAGCACCAGATTCTTTCTATCAGCCAGTGGCAGGTCATTTTGGAGAGTTATTTTCCTATTTTGACAGGCGGCACTTCTGGTCGTCAGTTGGATGCGGACAAGCTGGCTCAGTTTGTGGTGGATATTCTGCAGAAGATTTCTAAGAAAAAAGCTTTGATAATCTTAATTGAGGACTGTCACTGGATGGATGAGGCCAGCGTTGCTGTCTTGGAGCAAGTTATGAATCATTTGACCGGCTATCCTGTGGCCTTTGTGCTGACCAAGCATCTGAGCACCCCTTCTTATTTGGAACATTTTTTCAATCACCTGCTGGTTCGCAATAAGCTAGGCTTTATTGAGCTGCAGCCGCTGAATTTTAAGGATAGTGCAGCTTACTTGCAAGCCCAGACAGGTCAGTTAGCCATACCTGAAGAAGGCTTTGAGGATATTTATCGGGTCAGTCAAGGCATCCCTTTCTTCCTATCGGAATACGCTGAGCAGCTCCTGCGAGGCGAGAAGTTTCATCCGCTGACCCCGGCCATCAAGGCTAAGCTGTCTCTGAAGCTGGATTACCTGAGCAGTCAAGAGGAGGAGTTGGTGGACTGTCTGGCTTGCTTTAGGGGTCCTGCATCGGTTTCGCTCTTAGCCAGGCTATTAGGCCTGCCGATGGAAGAAGTGGTCGAAATCACTGAGGAGTTTGGACAGAAGGAGCTCTTGATAGAAGAGGAGCAGGGCGAGGAATTGGTAGTGTGGTTCAGCCAGGAGCTTCTGAGAATCTACGCCTATGAGCGTTTATCGCTTGCCAAGAAGCGAATGCTGCATCACCAGATTGCCCAAGGTATGGAAGACCAGCTGGGAGACTCTCTCTATCATGCCCAGCTGCTCAATGAAATCGCCTATCACTACAAGCTGTCCAAGCAGCCGATTAAGTCTCTGGAGTACGAGCTGCATTATCTCGAGGCTACTCTGAAGTTTCATCACGAGCTCTTTCCGATTTACTCGCGGGAGTTTGGCTTTATTGAAAAGACGGATGATAGCAATCAGTCAGCGGTTTTAGACCAGTTTGACCGTATCCGTCGGGAGATAGAGGGCTTAGAGAGAAAACACCAGAATCACAAGGATTTTCAGCTATTGGTTCTCCGCTTTCTCTATCTAGAAGGGCGCTATGCTATCCGGACAGGGGATTACCAGCAGGGGATGGACAATATCCAGCAGGTGATTGCTTCGGCCAAGGAGCTGCAGCAGATGGATTTTCTCCTAGAAGGCTATCGGCAGATGATTTACTACTGTATCCAGACGGAGAATATCCCTGAGATGCGCTACTATACGGAGCTGGCTCTGGATGCTTCGGTCCAGGCCAACAATCACGAGGCCATTGCTATCAACCTCCGACTCAAGGGGCTCTATCATCTCATGATTGGAGATGAGGAGCAGTCGCTTCACCATCTCTACCAGTCTATTGATTGTTTCAGCTTGACGGCTTCGCTGCGTTCCAAGTACTCGATTCAGATTGCAGCGGCTCTAGACTACTTGGCGGAGATTGAGCAGATTCGCGGGAATTTCACGGCATCTCTGGCTCATCAAAAAGAGGCCATTAAGCTGACGGAAAATAAAACAGCAGAGCCTTCGATTTTTGCTTTCTACATCGGCTTGGGTATGACTTACTATCAGCTGAAAGATTATGAACAGGCGGAGCGGATTTTCCTCAAGGCGAAAACAGCTCTGAAGTCCCTTAGCTTTCCTTGGAAAGAGACCCAGTTAGAAGTTTATTTGGCCTTGATTGGCTGTGAGAAGAGAGATTATCAACCGGTGCTTGATCTTCTGCGGAAAAAGGATGGACTCATCAGTCGCTACGGAAATCCACGGGACAAGGGGCTGATTTACTATCTGATGGCTATGATTAAGTATCGCCTGCTGACTGGCAGCTTGCAGGAAGCAGACTTTGAAGACTTGCTGAATCAGGACTTTGAGACCTACTATGAAACGGCCAAAAGCCAGCTCAATCCCTACCGGGATCGTCATCAGCTAAAAGAATTAGAAAACTTACGCCTGAGTTTATCTCAGGCATTAAACACAAAATAA
- a CDS encoding bifunctional glycosyltransferase family 2/GtrA family protein produces MDMDYLVIPAYEPDYNLIKLIKKIHHKSDFHIIVIDDGSSSKCQIVFEQAEQYATVLRHQVNQGKGQALKTAFTFIQTLKNYGTVVTADADGQHKAWDIFRVATKASENPNQLILGARAFTGKVPLRSRFGNSLTRALFKLQTGVGVSDTQTGLRAFTTNMIPFMLKVEGQRYEYEMNMLLEASKEYPILEVPIETVYINDNQGSHFRPIRDGLMIYKNIFKFALTSLSSFVVDYIVYALALLFLAAVPTSLRILLANEIARVTSSIFNYSTNKKLVFKNDDSILKTGTGYFSLAVVLFILDTLLIRLFYAVFGLNLLIVKIIVGILLFTVSWMVQKRFIFKERTHTAS; encoded by the coding sequence ATGGATATGGATTATCTAGTGATTCCGGCCTATGAGCCTGATTATAATCTTATTAAGCTGATAAAAAAAATTCACCATAAAAGTGATTTTCATATCATTGTTATCGATGACGGCAGCTCTTCCAAATGCCAGATAGTCTTTGAGCAGGCAGAGCAATACGCGACCGTGCTCCGTCATCAGGTCAATCAAGGCAAAGGGCAAGCGCTGAAAACTGCTTTTACCTTTATCCAGACACTGAAGAACTATGGAACGGTTGTAACAGCAGATGCGGATGGCCAGCACAAGGCCTGGGATATTTTCCGTGTAGCGACCAAGGCTTCTGAAAATCCCAATCAGCTGATTCTGGGAGCACGCGCCTTTACTGGCAAGGTGCCCCTACGCAGCCGCTTCGGTAATAGTCTGACTCGGGCTCTCTTCAAGCTTCAGACTGGCGTGGGTGTCTCCGATACTCAGACAGGCTTGCGAGCCTTTACGACCAACATGATTCCATTTATGCTAAAGGTAGAGGGGCAGCGCTATGAGTATGAAATGAACATGCTCTTAGAAGCCAGCAAGGAATATCCCATTTTGGAAGTGCCTATTGAGACGGTCTATATCAATGACAATCAAGGCTCGCACTTCCGGCCGATTCGGGATGGGCTCATGATTTATAAAAATATATTCAAATTTGCCCTGACTTCTCTCAGCAGCTTCGTCGTGGACTACATTGTCTACGCACTGGCTCTCTTGTTTTTAGCTGCTGTGCCGACCAGCCTGAGAATTCTTCTCGCAAATGAGATTGCTCGTGTGACCAGCTCAATCTTTAACTATTCGACTAATAAAAAGCTGGTCTTTAAGAACGACGATAGTATACTCAAGACAGGAACTGGCTATTTCAGCCTAGCTGTAGTGCTCTTTATCCTAGACACACTGCTGATTCGCCTCTTCTATGCTGTCTTTGGTCTCAATCTTCTGATTGTCAAAATCATCGTCGGCATCTTACTCTTCACCGTCTCCTGGATGGTCCAAAAGAGATTTATTTTTAAGGAAAGGACACACACCGCATCATGA
- a CDS encoding PrsW family intramembrane metalloprotease: protein MKKNIVLFIFLLLSAIGLEYETQAYTTGSMSGASYGIVGLSALLALLYIIPALLLIRQLGKKWQTPGLSLGVALLGGLFISGWTSGLANTYIHEWVSTSFPNTLLSDLENAIAAPLVEEPLKLLAVAFAVYLVPVKKLKSFLMLGITAGMGFQISEDFSYILSDLPEGFSFTISGILGRITGGVASHWLYTALTTLGLALMLRYAKTQKNYFRVGLFYFLAAFVLHFFWNSPLTAIETDIPIIVPAMTALAVFIFYQAYRTAHKIDQEELEVE from the coding sequence ATGAAGAAAAATATTGTTCTTTTCATTTTTCTCCTTCTGAGCGCGATTGGCTTAGAATACGAGACACAAGCCTATACAACTGGCAGTATGTCAGGCGCTTCCTATGGGATTGTCGGACTATCAGCCCTCTTGGCCTTACTCTATATCATTCCTGCCCTGCTCTTGATTCGCCAACTGGGTAAAAAATGGCAGACTCCTGGACTTAGCCTTGGGGTAGCTCTGCTAGGTGGCCTTTTCATTTCTGGCTGGACCTCTGGCTTGGCCAACACCTATATCCACGAATGGGTCAGCACCAGCTTCCCAAACACCTTGCTCAGCGACCTAGAAAATGCCATCGCAGCTCCGCTGGTTGAAGAACCCCTCAAGCTGTTGGCAGTTGCCTTCGCTGTCTATCTAGTCCCAGTCAAAAAGCTCAAATCTTTCTTGATGCTGGGTATTACGGCTGGCATGGGCTTTCAGATTAGTGAGGACTTCTCTTATATCCTCTCTGACCTGCCCGAAGGCTTCTCCTTCACTATCTCTGGTATTCTAGGCCGCATCACTGGTGGCGTCGCCTCTCACTGGCTCTACACCGCCCTAACCACTCTCGGTCTAGCTCTCATGCTACGCTATGCCAAAACTCAGAAAAATTATTTCCGAGTGGGGCTCTTCTACTTCCTAGCAGCCTTCGTTCTCCACTTCTTCTGGAACTCACCGCTGACTGCTATCGAAACAGATATCCCAATCATCGTACCGGCTATGACGGCTCTAGCTGTCTTTATCTTTTACCAAGCCTACCGAACAGCCCATAAAATTGATCAAGAAGAATTGGAAGTGGAATAA